Sequence from the Streptomyces peucetius genome:
CACCTCACCGCCTACGAGACGGGGGCCGTGGACCATGTGAACGGTGACCGGGCCGGCGGCGACGACGGCCTGCTGATGGCGCCCGCGTACGCCGTGCCGCGGATGCTGCGGCGCGCCGGTCTGGGGATCGAGGACTTCGACCTGGTCGAGATCCACGAGGCGTTCGCCTCCCAGGTGCTCGCGACGCTCGCGGCCTGGGAGAAGCAGGGCCTCGCACCGGTCGACCGGGAGCGGCTGAACGTCGCCGGGTCCTCGCTCGCCACCGGGCACCCCTTCGCCGCCACCGGCGCCCGGATCGTCGCCACCCTGGCCAAGCTCCTCGCCGAGCGCGAGGGCCCCGCCCGCGGCCTGATCTCCGTCTGCGCGGCGGGCGGCCTGGGTGTCACCGCGATCCTCGAACGCGCGTGAGCGTCCCCCTACCGCACCCGCCAGACCCTCAACACCCGCAGCACCCGCCAGACCCTCAGCACCCGCCACACCCGGAACCGTCACGAGGAGCCGCACGTGTCAGTCGATCTGGTTGTCCCCGCCGGGGCGCCCGAGCCGGTGGAGCCGCACAAGAAGCAGGTGGACGGCGTGGTCCGGGAGGTGTCCGTGCCGGCGCTGGTCCCGGCCGTCACCGGCGGATCCCTCGCCGACATCCCCTTCCGCAACGCCCGTGAGGCGCCCGACGACGCCGTACTCAGCCGCAAGGGCGCCGACGGGGTCTGGCAGGACGTGAGCGCCGCGCGGTTCGCCGAGGACGTCCTCGCCGTCGCGAAGGGCCTGATCGCCGAGGGGCTGGAACCGGGCGACCGGATCGCGATCATGTCCCGTACGACGTACGAGTGGACGCTCCTCGACTTCGCCGCCTGGGCCGCCGGTCTGATCACCGTCCCCGTCTATCCGACGTCGTCCGCCTTCCAGGCGCGCTGGATCCTCCAGAACTCGGGCGCCGTGGCCTGCGCCGTCGAGAGCGCCGAACAGGCCAGGCTGATCAGCAACGAACGCGGTCAGTTGCCCGGCCTCGACCATCTCTGGGCCTTCGACACCGGCGGTCTCGCCCAGCTCCGGAAGGCCGGTGAGGAGGCCCGCATCCCCGACGCGGTCGTCACGGCCCGCAGGGCCTCGCTCTCGCCGGAAACGATCGCGACCCTGATCTACACCTCCGGCACCACCGGCCGCCCCAAGGGCTGCGTGCTCACCCACGCCAACTTCTTCGCCGAGGTCGACAACGCGATCGAGCTCCTGCACCCCGTCTTCAAGTCGGTCAGCAAGGAACCCGCCTCCACTCTCCTCTTCCTGCCCCTGTCGCACGTCTTCGGGCGCATGGTCGCCATCGGCTGCATACGCGCCCGGGTCCGGCTCGGGCACGCCCCGTCCATCCGGACGGAGGACCTGCTCGCGGACCTGGCGGGCTTCCGGCCGACGTTCCTGCTGGCCATCCCGTACGTGCTGGAAAAGGTCTTCAACACCGGCCGCGCCACCGCGGAGAAGATGGGCAGGGCCGCGTCCTTCGACCGCGCCGCGAAGATCGCGCAGCGGTACGGGCTGGCGGTCGAGGCCGCGCAGCACGGCACCGGACCGGGACCGTCGCTCGGGCTCAGGGCGGCGCGCGCGCTCTACGACCCGCTGGTCTACCGCCGGATCCGCGCGGCGCTCGGCGGCAAGGTGCGGTACGCCATCTGCGGCGGCTCACCGCTCGGCCGCCGGCTCGCCTCCTTCTACGCGGGCGCCGGCATCCAGGTCTTCGAGGGGTACGGCCTCACCGAGACCACCGCGGCCTCCACGGTCACCCCGCCGCTGCGGCCCCGGCTCGGGACGGTCGGCTGGCCGATGCCCGGCACGGCGGTACGCATCGCCGACGACGGCGAGGTGCTGCTGCGCGGCGGCCAGGTCTGCGGCGGCTACTGGGACGCCGAGAGCGGCACGGCGGTCCCGCTGACCGACCGGGAGGGCTGGCTGCCGACCGGTGACCTGGGGGCGCTCGACGGCGACGGCTATCTGACGATCACCGGGCGCAAGAAGGACATCATCATCACCTCCGGCGGCAAGAACGTCGCGCCGGCCCCGCTGGAGGACTGGCTGCGCGCCCACCCGCTGGTCTCCCAGTGCATGGTCGTCGGCGACGACCGTCCGTACATCACCGCCCTGCTCACCCTCGACCAGGACGGGCTCGACCACTGGCGGCGGATGAAGAAGAAGGTGCATCTCCCCCTGGCCGACCTGGTGCAGGACGAGGAACTGCTCGACGCGCTGCAGCGCGCGGTCGACGAGGCGAACCGGCTGGTCTCCCGGGCGGAGTCCATCCGCCGCTTCACGGTGCTGACGG
This genomic interval carries:
- a CDS encoding AMP-dependent synthetase/ligase is translated as MSVDLVVPAGAPEPVEPHKKQVDGVVREVSVPALVPAVTGGSLADIPFRNAREAPDDAVLSRKGADGVWQDVSAARFAEDVLAVAKGLIAEGLEPGDRIAIMSRTTYEWTLLDFAAWAAGLITVPVYPTSSAFQARWILQNSGAVACAVESAEQARLISNERGQLPGLDHLWAFDTGGLAQLRKAGEEARIPDAVVTARRASLSPETIATLIYTSGTTGRPKGCVLTHANFFAEVDNAIELLHPVFKSVSKEPASTLLFLPLSHVFGRMVAIGCIRARVRLGHAPSIRTEDLLADLAGFRPTFLLAIPYVLEKVFNTGRATAEKMGRAASFDRAAKIAQRYGLAVEAAQHGTGPGPSLGLRAARALYDPLVYRRIRAALGGKVRYAICGGSPLGRRLASFYAGAGIQVFEGYGLTETTAASTVTPPLRPRLGTVGWPMPGTAVRIADDGEVLLRGGQVCGGYWDAESGTAVPLTDREGWLPTGDLGALDGDGYLTITGRKKDIIITSGGKNVAPAPLEDWLRAHPLVSQCMVVGDDRPYITALLTLDQDGLDHWRRMKKKVHLPLADLVQDEELLDALQRAVDEANRLVSRAESIRRFTVLTVDLTEESGHLTPSLKLKRAAIARDFGSEIESLYDGRRG